The Janthinobacterium lividum genome has a window encoding:
- the glp gene encoding gephyrin-like molybdotransferase Glp, with the protein MINKHDITGLILAGGLGTRMGQRDKGMLPLHGQPLARHVLQRLAPQVGQLALSVHTDAGDYARFGLPVWPDVLPGQLGPLAGLHSGMQHATTPYILSVPCDSPLLPPDLAMRLAAGLTQDNADLAIAVTEEIDAATGSAVRRPHPVFCLVKTAALPQLDAYLRSGERRMRTWHGPLKLAEVLFENNSAFGNINTQDELAALQAQGLSVPMAQAILADTVAPVAESEELSLPQAFERILAADIISPISVPAHDNSAMDGYALHGADLGGDTPVTLAVVDTILAGRPGTVKVGRGECARIMTGAVMPDGCDSVVPQEMVQQVSATSITLAPDCIRAGDNRRFKGEDLMQGQPALLQGKRLGPAELGLLASLGIATVPVRRRLRVAFFSTGDELRSIGEPLAGGCIYDSNRYTLLGMLSRLGCEVLDMGIVKDAPQALEAALRGACASADVILTSGGVSSGAADFTRDILARLGEVAFWQINMRPGRPMAFGRISSQGDTALLLGLPGNPVAVMAAFYFLARPTLLRLMGADADTAALPLLQVAAQAPIRKKRGRTEYQRGIIERGADGRQHVRVTGAQGSGILRSMTQANCMIVLHEAQGHVAAGDLVDIVLFHGLT; encoded by the coding sequence ATGATCAACAAACACGACATTACCGGCCTGATCCTGGCCGGCGGCCTCGGCACTCGCATGGGCCAACGCGACAAGGGCATGCTGCCCCTGCACGGCCAGCCCCTGGCGCGCCACGTGCTGCAGCGTCTGGCGCCGCAAGTAGGCCAGCTGGCCCTCAGTGTCCACACGGATGCCGGTGACTACGCGCGCTTCGGCCTGCCCGTGTGGCCGGATGTGCTGCCGGGCCAGCTGGGCCCGCTGGCCGGCTTGCATAGCGGCATGCAGCACGCCACCACTCCTTACATTCTGAGCGTGCCGTGCGATTCGCCCCTGCTGCCGCCCGACCTGGCCATGCGCCTGGCGGCCGGTTTGACGCAGGACAATGCCGACCTGGCCATCGCCGTCACAGAGGAAATCGATGCGGCGACGGGATCGGCCGTACGCCGCCCCCATCCCGTCTTCTGTCTCGTCAAGACTGCCGCCCTGCCCCAGCTCGATGCGTATCTGCGCAGCGGAGAACGCCGCATGCGCACCTGGCACGGCCCCTTGAAACTGGCCGAAGTGCTCTTCGAGAACAATAGCGCATTCGGCAACATCAATACCCAGGATGAGCTGGCCGCACTGCAGGCGCAGGGATTGAGCGTACCGATGGCGCAAGCCATCCTGGCCGACACCGTCGCGCCCGTGGCCGAGAGCGAGGAACTGTCGCTGCCGCAAGCGTTCGAGCGCATCCTGGCGGCCGACATCATTTCGCCCATCAGCGTGCCCGCGCACGACAATTCCGCCATGGATGGCTATGCGCTGCACGGGGCAGACCTCGGTGGCGACACGCCCGTGACCCTGGCCGTGGTCGACACCATCCTGGCCGGACGTCCCGGCACGGTCAAAGTTGGGCGTGGCGAATGCGCGCGCATCATGACGGGCGCCGTCATGCCGGACGGCTGCGACAGCGTGGTGCCGCAGGAAATGGTGCAACAGGTCAGCGCAACGAGTATTACGCTGGCGCCGGACTGCATCCGCGCCGGCGACAACCGCCGTTTCAAGGGCGAAGACTTGATGCAGGGCCAGCCGGCCTTGCTGCAGGGCAAGCGCCTGGGCCCGGCCGAACTGGGCTTGCTGGCCTCGCTGGGCATCGCCACGGTCCCCGTGCGGCGCCGCCTGCGCGTGGCCTTCTTTTCCACGGGCGACGAATTGCGCTCGATCGGCGAGCCACTAGCCGGGGGCTGCATCTACGACAGCAACCGCTACACCCTGCTGGGCATGCTGAGCCGCCTGGGCTGCGAGGTGCTCGACATGGGCATCGTCAAGGATGCGCCGCAAGCGCTCGAAGCGGCCCTGCGTGGCGCCTGCGCCTCAGCTGACGTCATCCTCACCTCGGGCGGCGTGTCCAGCGGCGCGGCCGATTTTACGCGCGACATCCTGGCGCGCCTCGGCGAAGTGGCCTTCTGGCAAATCAACATGCGCCCGGGCCGCCCCATGGCCTTCGGCCGGATTTCCAGCCAGGGCGACACGGCCTTGCTGCTGGGCTTGCCCGGCAATCCGGTGGCCGTGATGGCGGCGTTTTATTTCCTCGCCCGCCCGACCCTGCTGCGCCTGATGGGCGCCGATGCGGACACTGCCGCCCTGCCACTGCTGCAGGTGGCGGCGCAAGCACCGATCCGCAAGAAACGGGGCCGCACGGAATACCAGCGCGGCATCATCGAGCGCGGCGCGGACGGACGCCAGCACGTGCGCGTCACGGGTGCGCAAGGCTCGGGCATCCTGCGCTCGATGACGCAAGCCAATTGCATGATCGTGCTGCACGAAGCACAAGGCCATGTGGCGGCCGGCGACCTGGTCGATATCGTGCTATTCCATGGTTTGACCTGA
- the chrA gene encoding chromate efflux transporter yields the protein MHENANLPRPAPVSLRSAFWYWLKLGCISFGGPAGQIAMMHAELVEKRRWISEQRFLHALNYCMLLPGPEATQLAIYIGWLMHRTRGALVAGLLFLLPSLLVLIVLSWLYMAYGHVGAIAAILYGIKPAVVAIVLAAAWRLGRRTLRSPGLIAIAAGAFVAIAVLQLPFPLIVLAAALLGMAGGRWLPAHFHAGATSHRGAAHYGAALIDDGTPTPDHARFHWPRLLATCALGLALAFLAWLGLALAGGADQPLAQMGVFFSKAALLTFGGAYAVLPYLMQGAADHYHWVTSAQMMDGLALGETTPGPLIMIVAFIGFVGGWSHAVAGEHLWLAGVCGALVASWFTFLPSFIFILAGAPLVEASRGNLRLSAPLTAISAAVVGVIASLALFFGRHVFWQENPLPHWDWLAIAIALAAGVALIRFQVGTIKLLLACAIFGLVLSYLP from the coding sequence ATGCACGAGAATGCCAACCTTCCCCGCCCCGCCCCCGTCAGCCTGCGCAGCGCCTTCTGGTACTGGCTCAAGCTGGGCTGCATCAGCTTTGGCGGCCCCGCCGGGCAAATCGCCATGATGCATGCGGAACTGGTGGAAAAGCGGCGCTGGATTTCCGAGCAGCGTTTCTTGCACGCCTTGAACTACTGCATGCTGCTGCCGGGGCCGGAAGCGACCCAGCTGGCCATCTATATCGGCTGGCTGATGCACCGCACGCGCGGCGCCCTGGTGGCGGGCCTGCTGTTCCTGCTGCCCTCGCTGCTGGTGCTGATCGTCCTGTCCTGGCTCTACATGGCGTATGGCCACGTGGGCGCCATCGCCGCCATCCTGTACGGCATCAAGCCGGCCGTCGTCGCCATCGTGCTGGCGGCCGCCTGGCGCCTGGGCCGGCGCACCTTGCGCAGCCCCGGCCTGATCGCCATCGCGGCGGGTGCATTTGTCGCCATCGCCGTGCTACAGCTGCCATTTCCGCTGATCGTGCTCGCCGCCGCCCTGCTGGGCATGGCGGGCGGCCGCTGGTTGCCGGCCCACTTTCATGCCGGCGCCACCTCGCATCGTGGCGCAGCCCACTACGGCGCCGCCCTGATCGATGACGGCACGCCCACGCCAGACCACGCGCGTTTCCACTGGCCGCGCCTGCTGGCTACCTGTGCGCTGGGCCTGGCGCTGGCCTTCCTCGCCTGGCTGGGCCTGGCGCTGGCGGGCGGAGCGGACCAGCCGCTGGCGCAGATGGGCGTGTTTTTCAGCAAAGCGGCCCTGCTGACTTTTGGCGGCGCGTATGCCGTGCTGCCCTACCTGATGCAGGGCGCCGCCGACCACTACCACTGGGTCACCAGCGCGCAAATGATGGATGGCCTGGCGCTGGGCGAAACGACGCCCGGCCCCCTGATCATGATCGTCGCCTTCATCGGTTTTGTGGGCGGCTGGAGCCATGCCGTGGCAGGTGAACACCTGTGGCTGGCGGGCGTGTGCGGCGCGCTCGTCGCCAGCTGGTTCACCTTCCTGCCGTCCTTCATCTTCATCCTGGCCGGCGCGCCGCTGGTGGAAGCGTCGCGCGGCAATTTACGCCTGAGCGCGCCGTTGACGGCCATCTCGGCGGCCGTGGTGGGCGTCATTGCCAGCCTGGCCCTGTTCTTTGGCCGCCATGTATTCTGGCAAGAAAACCCGCTGCCGCACTGGGACTGGCTGGCCATCGCCATCGCGCTGGCGGCCGGCGTGGCGCTGATCAGGTTTCAAGTGGGCACCATCAAATTGCTGCTCGCCTGTGCCATCTTCGGCCTCGTGCTATCGTATCTGCCTTGA
- a CDS encoding Rne/Rng family ribonuclease has product MKRMLFNATQQEELRVAIVDGQKLIDIDIETAGREQRKSNIYKGVITRIEPSLEACFVSYGEDRHGFLPFKEVARTYFREGVDVRNASVKEALREGQEIMVQVEKEERGNKGAALTSFVSLAGRYLVLMPNNPRGGGVSRRVEGEERQELRETMDKLDLPAGMSVIARTAGIGRNVDELQWDLNYLMQLWRAIEGAGKSANGAFLIYQESSLVIRAIRDYFQPDIGEILIDTDEIYDQAHQFMSHVMPDMVHRVKRYSDDVPLFSRFQIEHQIETAYSRTVPLPSGGAIVIDHTEALVSVDVNSARATRGSDIETTAFNTNCEAAEEVARQLRLRDLGGLIVIDFIDMEVAKNQREVEQRLKDALHHDRARVQMGKISRFGLMELSRQRLRPSLSEGSHVTCPRCSGTGHIRDTESSALQVLRIIQEEAMKENSATIHVQVPVDVGAFLLNEKRGEVLKIENRHRIAVILIPNKHLETPHYKLERIKHDDPRLEDSQASYNLAESAETDMAYSKRQKEEAKPRQEAVVKTITPDQPAPLVERKPVEAKPAPVAAPAAPQGLIAKIISFFTGAPAPVAPAPAPVAPAKPAGTDRGDRNSRGPRGRGRNGKPGREEREPGQGRPAQDDAAKEAEALEKAARPPRPPRPPREPREAREAGDATTAPRERGERAERPERAERPERAERPPRQPREGREPRADKAVVAEVKTEELALVGATTSAINVVVPSAGPESDAAPANLLKAPANAGPEGEETENDVEGEEPRRRRRRGGRNRNRRDRETGELIESANGENEGQDAPVISFTVAPAPEAAAAVVADTAPVAVVAAAAVVAAAPVEAAVVEAVEVVEMAKVVDIAKVEEAAPAAEAAPVAEVIVPAAPVEAVVAAAQAEPAAAEPAPAAEYSFAEKAEAAPAPAPAEVIVEAAPVVEAVAVVETAAVAEEAPVAEAAPAVVEAAPVVAEAAPAPAPAPAPVVAPAPAPAAAVAAPLDLSAVLGSAGLTLAATDPEKLRLAQEAAAKAVAPVRKPRERKPLPPQSDEPLIQVNTQRP; this is encoded by the coding sequence ATGAAACGCATGTTGTTTAATGCCACGCAGCAAGAAGAACTGCGCGTAGCGATTGTCGACGGACAAAAACTGATCGACATCGATATCGAGACAGCCGGGCGCGAACAGCGCAAATCCAACATCTACAAGGGCGTGATCACGCGCATCGAGCCATCGCTCGAAGCGTGCTTCGTCAGCTATGGCGAAGACCGCCACGGCTTCCTGCCTTTCAAGGAAGTTGCCCGCACGTATTTCCGCGAAGGCGTCGACGTCCGTAACGCCTCCGTCAAGGAAGCGCTGCGCGAAGGCCAGGAAATCATGGTCCAGGTGGAAAAGGAAGAGCGCGGCAACAAGGGCGCTGCCCTGACCTCGTTCGTGTCGCTGGCCGGCCGTTACCTGGTATTGATGCCGAACAACCCGCGTGGCGGTGGCGTATCGCGCCGCGTGGAAGGTGAAGAGCGCCAGGAATTGCGCGAAACCATGGATAAACTGGACTTGCCTGCTGGCATGTCCGTCATTGCCCGCACCGCCGGCATCGGCCGCAACGTCGATGAACTGCAGTGGGATTTGAATTACCTGATGCAACTGTGGCGCGCCATCGAAGGCGCCGGCAAGTCGGCCAACGGCGCTTTCCTGATCTACCAGGAATCGTCCTTGGTCATCCGCGCCATCCGCGACTACTTCCAGCCCGACATCGGCGAGATCCTGATCGACACCGACGAGATCTACGACCAGGCGCACCAGTTCATGAGCCACGTGATGCCCGACATGGTGCACCGCGTAAAACGCTACAGCGACGACGTGCCGCTGTTCTCGCGCTTCCAGATCGAACACCAGATTGAAACGGCGTACAGCCGCACCGTGCCGTTGCCATCGGGCGGCGCCATCGTGATCGACCATACTGAAGCGCTGGTCTCCGTCGACGTCAACTCGGCCCGCGCCACGCGCGGCTCGGACATCGAAACGACCGCCTTCAACACCAACTGCGAAGCGGCCGAAGAAGTGGCCCGCCAGTTGCGCTTGCGCGACCTGGGCGGCTTGATCGTCATCGACTTCATCGACATGGAAGTGGCAAAAAATCAACGCGAAGTGGAGCAGCGCCTGAAAGATGCGCTGCACCATGACCGTGCCCGTGTACAAATGGGCAAGATTTCCCGCTTCGGCCTGATGGAACTGTCGCGCCAGCGCCTGCGCCCTTCGCTGTCCGAAGGTTCGCACGTGACGTGCCCGCGCTGCTCCGGCACCGGCCACATCCGCGATACCGAATCGTCCGCCCTGCAGGTGCTGCGCATCATCCAGGAAGAGGCGATGAAGGAAAACTCGGCCACCATCCACGTGCAAGTGCCCGTCGACGTGGGCGCCTTCCTGCTGAACGAAAAGCGCGGCGAAGTACTGAAAATCGAGAACCGCCACCGCATCGCCGTGATCCTGATCCCGAACAAGCATCTGGAAACGCCGCACTACAAACTGGAACGCATCAAGCACGACGATCCGCGTCTGGAAGACAGCCAGGCCAGCTACAACCTGGCGGAAAGCGCTGAAACCGACATGGCTTACAGCAAGCGCCAGAAGGAAGAAGCCAAGCCGCGCCAGGAAGCCGTCGTCAAGACGATCACCCCTGACCAGCCGGCACCGCTGGTCGAGCGCAAGCCTGTCGAAGCGAAACCGGCTCCGGTGGCCGCGCCTGCCGCACCACAGGGCCTGATCGCCAAGATCATCAGCTTCTTCACCGGCGCCCCGGCACCGGTGGCGCCAGCGCCCGCCCCTGTCGCACCAGCCAAGCCGGCCGGTACCGACCGTGGCGACCGCAACAGCCGTGGCCCCCGTGGCCGCGGCCGCAACGGCAAGCCTGGCCGCGAAGAACGCGAACCAGGCCAGGGCCGTCCAGCCCAGGACGATGCAGCGAAAGAAGCGGAAGCACTGGAAAAAGCGGCACGTCCGCCACGCCCACCGCGTCCGCCACGCGAACCGCGTGAAGCGCGCGAAGCCGGCGATGCAACGACGGCGCCACGCGAACGCGGCGAACGTGCGGAACGTCCCGAGCGCGCAGAACGCCCGGAACGCGCCGAGCGTCCGCCACGCCAGCCACGCGAAGGCCGCGAACCACGCGCCGACAAGGCTGTTGTTGCTGAAGTGAAAACTGAAGAGCTGGCCCTGGTTGGCGCGACCACCAGCGCCATCAACGTGGTCGTGCCCTCGGCAGGCCCTGAATCCGATGCAGCACCGGCGAACCTGCTGAAAGCACCGGCAAATGCCGGTCCTGAAGGCGAAGAGACGGAAAACGACGTGGAAGGCGAAGAACCGCGCCGTCGTCGTCGTCGTGGTGGCCGCAACCGCAACCGCCGCGACCGCGAAACGGGCGAGCTGATCGAATCGGCAAATGGCGAGAACGAAGGCCAGGACGCGCCAGTGATCAGCTTTACGGTCGCTCCGGCGCCGGAAGCTGCAGCTGCTGTCGTTGCCGATACCGCGCCAGTAGCCGTCGTGGCTGCCGCCGCCGTCGTCGCTGCCGCGCCAGTGGAAGCTGCAGTCGTGGAAGCGGTCGAAGTGGTGGAAATGGCCAAGGTCGTGGACATCGCCAAGGTCGAAGAAGCCGCTCCTGCCGCAGAAGCTGCACCAGTTGCTGAAGTGATCGTGCCGGCAGCCCCTGTCGAAGCCGTCGTTGCTGCAGCGCAAGCTGAACCAGCCGCTGCCGAACCAGCACCAGCTGCCGAGTACAGCTTTGCCGAGAAAGCGGAAGCTGCACCAGCGCCTGCTCCAGCGGAAGTCATCGTCGAAGCGGCACCAGTCGTGGAAGCCGTTGCTGTCGTGGAAACCGCCGCCGTGGCTGAAGAAGCGCCAGTCGCCGAAGCGGCGCCTGCCGTGGTCGAAGCGGCCCCGGTGGTTGCCGAAGCTGCTCCTGCTCCTGCACCAGCGCCAGCACCTGTCGTTGCTCCTGCTCCCGCACCTGCCGCAGCAGTGGCCGCGCCACTGGACTTGAGCGCAGTGCTCGGTTCGGCCGGCCTGACCCTGGCTGCCACCGATCCGGAAAAACTGCGCCTGGCGCAGGAAGCCGCTGCCAAGGCAGTTGCTCCGGTACGCAAGCCGCGCGAACGCAAGCCATTGCCGCCGCAATCGGATGAGCCGTTGATCCAGGTCAACACGCAACGTCCATAA
- a CDS encoding MHFG family PEP-CTERM protein: protein MRHHSWIAGAGMLGAVCLLGMLSLAPLPAYAKALPRADVMENCSWNRPGADPFMGDVVAAVDRYPDIAPQVREQLKARMRARQYDEIVVISRDAIRGKGNYQARISDMHFGPGRVCRNVTRAGWSEQMQERGLVYCVQGQCILVPTICRNVSRITQAPGAAAAPPAAAAAPVGAAPVAAAPAAPEAAGVPVVDHPDALRGGSFTGGVVPPVVASIPFLPFDYVRTGGNNPPPAGMGGGGGGGGNGLPPGSTGSSIIVPPTVTLPTLPPTDLSVLPAVPEPQTWAMLLAGLALCACAALRRRPAAAA from the coding sequence ATGAGACACCATTCATGGATCGCGGGCGCCGGCATGCTGGGTGCTGTTTGCCTGCTTGGCATGCTGTCCCTGGCGCCGCTGCCCGCCTATGCCAAAGCCCTCCCACGGGCCGACGTGATGGAAAATTGCAGCTGGAATCGTCCTGGCGCCGACCCGTTCATGGGCGATGTCGTGGCCGCCGTGGACAGGTATCCGGACATCGCGCCGCAGGTGCGCGAACAATTGAAGGCGCGCATGCGCGCGCGCCAGTACGATGAAATCGTCGTGATCAGCCGCGATGCCATCCGCGGCAAGGGTAATTACCAGGCGCGCATCAGTGACATGCATTTCGGCCCAGGCCGCGTGTGCCGCAATGTGACCCGCGCAGGCTGGAGCGAGCAGATGCAGGAACGGGGACTCGTCTATTGCGTGCAGGGACAATGCATCCTCGTGCCGACGATCTGCCGCAATGTCAGCCGCATTACACAGGCGCCAGGGGCAGCGGCAGCGCCGCCGGCAGCCGCTGCCGCACCCGTTGGCGCCGCACCCGTTGCCGCCGCGCCCGCCGCCCCGGAAGCTGCAGGCGTGCCCGTGGTCGATCATCCCGACGCCTTGCGCGGCGGTTCCTTCACGGGCGGCGTCGTGCCGCCGGTCGTGGCCAGCATTCCCTTCCTGCCCTTCGATTATGTGCGTACCGGCGGCAACAATCCGCCGCCGGCCGGCATGGGCGGCGGCGGTGGAGGAGGCGGGAATGGCTTGCCGCCTGGCTCGACGGGCAGCAGCATCATCGTGCCGCCCACCGTGACCCTGCCGACGCTGCCGCCCACCGACCTGTCCGTCCTGCCGGCCGTGCCAGAACCGCAAACCTGGGCCATGCTGCTGGCCGGACTGGCGCTATGTGCCTGCGCCGCGCTGCGCCGCCGGCCAGCGGCGGCGGCCTAA
- the rmuC gene encoding DNA recombination protein RmuC encodes MSPIEFYSLLGAAIVAIVLLLLILLRPRGAAGDGATTLALVQQHQQQSLERIDRVEREVRLQLQASAQAARQDLATSLAQFQAATLQQLDSLRTQMQAQGKVGREEQAQSLARFADSTNQTLAQLTESNAQRMLEVRATLENKIRDLQADNGARLEEMRKTVDEKLHATLETRLSASFQQVSERLEKVHQGLGEMQQLALGVGDLKRVLTNVKTRGTWGEVQLEMLLEQVLTVDQYAKNVETLPGSGARVEFALKLPGMVDGGPPVWMPIDAKFPKEQYERLVDAAERADADGVAVAGRELERAVRGEAKTIAEKYLAPPQTTDFAILFLPTEGLYAEVLRRPGLADELQRVHRVSIAGPSTLTALLNSLQMGFRTLALEKRSSEVWQVLGAVKTEFGKFGDVLSQTRLTLEKAAKNIESAEVRSRQMARKLRSVEALPGEAAALLLGKADTGLSAEADGE; translated from the coding sequence ATGAGCCCAATCGAGTTTTACAGCCTGCTGGGCGCCGCCATCGTCGCCATCGTCTTGTTGCTATTGATCTTGCTGCGCCCGCGCGGCGCCGCTGGCGACGGCGCCACCACCCTTGCCCTGGTGCAGCAGCACCAGCAGCAAAGCCTGGAACGCATCGACCGGGTCGAGCGCGAAGTGCGGCTGCAACTGCAGGCGTCGGCGCAAGCGGCGCGCCAGGACCTGGCCACTAGCCTGGCGCAATTCCAGGCGGCGACCTTGCAACAGCTCGACAGCCTGCGCACGCAGATGCAGGCGCAGGGGAAAGTCGGGCGCGAGGAACAGGCGCAAAGCCTGGCGCGCTTTGCCGACAGCACGAACCAAACCCTGGCGCAGCTGACGGAATCGAATGCGCAGCGCATGCTGGAAGTGCGCGCCACCCTGGAAAACAAAATCCGCGATTTGCAGGCCGACAATGGCGCACGCCTGGAAGAGATGCGCAAGACGGTCGACGAGAAACTGCATGCGACGCTGGAAACGCGCCTTTCCGCCTCGTTTCAGCAAGTGTCGGAGCGGCTGGAAAAAGTCCACCAGGGTCTCGGTGAAATGCAGCAGCTGGCGCTGGGCGTGGGCGACTTGAAGCGGGTGCTGACGAATGTGAAGACGCGTGGCACCTGGGGCGAAGTGCAGCTGGAAATGCTGCTGGAGCAGGTACTCACTGTCGACCAGTACGCAAAGAACGTGGAAACGCTGCCGGGCAGCGGCGCACGCGTGGAATTCGCGCTGAAGTTACCGGGCATGGTTGATGGCGGTCCGCCCGTGTGGATGCCCATCGATGCGAAATTTCCCAAGGAACAGTACGAGCGCCTGGTCGACGCGGCCGAGCGGGCCGATGCGGATGGCGTGGCCGTGGCCGGCCGCGAGCTGGAGCGGGCCGTGCGGGGTGAAGCGAAAACCATCGCCGAAAAATACCTGGCGCCGCCGCAGACGACGGATTTCGCCATTTTGTTCCTGCCCACGGAAGGTTTGTATGCGGAAGTGTTGCGCCGTCCGGGACTGGCCGACGAATTGCAACGCGTGCATCGGGTCAGCATCGCCGGGCCTTCCACCCTGACGGCCTTGCTCAACAGCCTGCAGATGGGTTTCCGCACGCTGGCGCTGGAAAAGCGCTCGTCGGAAGTGTGGCAAGTGCTGGGCGCCGTCAAGACGGAATTTGGCAAGTTCGGCGACGTGCTGTCGCAAACCAGGCTGACCCTGGAAAAGGCGGCGAAGAATATCGAAAGCGCGGAAGTGCGCAGCCGGCAGATGGCGCGCAAATTGAGATCCGTGGAAGCCTTGCCGGGCGAGGCCGCCGCCTTGTTGCTGGGTAAGGCAGACACGGGGCTGTCCGCCGAGGCGGACGGCGAATAG
- a CDS encoding group II truncated hemoglobin: MTDTTAPTLYETIGGAPVLREMVDRFYDLMELEPEFAGIRVMHPPSTDGSRDKLYFFLTGWMGGPDLYIEKFGHPRLRARHLPYAIGTSERDQWLRAMAWAMEDTGIEESLRVRLMESFYQTADWMRNKPD, translated from the coding sequence ATGACTGATACCACTGCCCCCACCCTGTACGAGACCATCGGCGGCGCCCCTGTGCTGCGCGAAATGGTCGACCGTTTTTATGACTTGATGGAACTCGAACCCGAGTTCGCCGGCATCCGCGTCATGCATCCGCCCTCGACGGACGGTTCGCGCGATAAACTGTATTTCTTCCTGACGGGCTGGATGGGCGGACCGGATTTGTATATCGAGAAATTCGGCCACCCGCGCCTGCGCGCGCGTCATTTGCCTTACGCCATCGGCACCAGCGAGCGCGACCAGTGGCTGCGCGCCATGGCCTGGGCCATGGAAGACACGGGCATCGAAGAGTCCTTGCGCGTGCGCCTGATGGAGTCGTTCTATCAGACGGCCGACTGGATGCGCAACAAACCTGACTGA
- the moaA gene encoding GTP 3',8-cyclase MoaA, translating to MADKIIYLAEARNGALVIPARLESPSGNVADSLGRPLHDLRISITDRCNFRCVYCMPKDVFDKNHVYLPHTDLLSFEEITRIARLFVAHGVEKIRLTGGEPLLRKNIEKLIAMLAELRTPSDQPLDLTLTTNGSLLARKAQTLKDAGLNRVTVSLDSLDDATFKRMNDVDFAVADVLHGIDAAHQAGLGPIKINMVVKAGMNEQEIVPMARHFKGTPYILRFIEYMDVGASNGWNLQEVIPSADVVRRIGAHMPLLPIDPNYTGETAARWRYADGGGEIGLISSVTQAFCADCSRARLSTEGKLYTCLFASSGHDLRSLVRGGHSDAEISSAVAQLWRSRGDRYSQLRTSQTDLTGGALEHGKKKVEMSYIGG from the coding sequence ATGGCTGACAAGATTATCTACCTCGCCGAGGCCCGCAACGGGGCTTTGGTGATCCCCGCGCGGCTGGAAAGTCCCAGCGGCAACGTGGCCGACAGCCTGGGCCGGCCCCTGCACGACCTGCGCATCTCGATTACCGACCGCTGCAATTTCCGTTGCGTGTATTGCATGCCAAAGGACGTGTTCGACAAGAACCACGTGTATCTGCCGCACACGGATTTGCTATCCTTTGAAGAAATCACGCGCATCGCGCGCCTGTTCGTGGCGCACGGCGTGGAAAAGATCCGCCTGACGGGCGGCGAACCGCTGCTGCGCAAGAATATCGAAAAGCTCATCGCCATGCTGGCCGAACTGCGCACGCCCTCGGATCAACCGCTGGACCTGACCCTGACGACCAACGGCTCCTTGCTGGCAAGAAAAGCGCAAACCTTGAAGGATGCGGGCCTGAACCGGGTCACCGTCTCGCTCGACTCGCTTGACGACGCCACCTTCAAGCGCATGAACGATGTCGACTTTGCCGTGGCTGACGTGCTGCACGGCATCGATGCGGCGCACCAGGCAGGACTCGGCCCCATCAAGATCAACATGGTCGTCAAGGCCGGCATGAACGAGCAGGAAATCGTGCCCATGGCGCGCCACTTCAAGGGCACGCCCTACATCTTGCGCTTCATCGAATACATGGACGTGGGCGCGTCGAACGGCTGGAACTTGCAGGAAGTCATCCCTTCGGCCGACGTCGTGCGCCGTATCGGCGCGCATATGCCCTTGCTGCCCATCGACCCCAATTACACGGGCGAGACGGCGGCGCGCTGGCGCTATGCGGATGGCGGCGGTGAAATCGGCCTCATTTCCAGCGTCACGCAAGCGTTCTGCGCCGACTGCAGCCGCGCCCGCCTCTCGACCGAGGGCAAGCTGTACACCTGTCTGTTCGCCAGCAGCGGCCACGACTTGCGCAGCCTGGTGCGCGGCGGCCATAGCGATGCCGAAATTTCCTCGGCCGTGGCGCAATTGTGGCGCAGCCGCGGCGACCGCTATTCGCAATTGCGCACCAGCCAGACGGATTTGACGGGCGGCGCGCTTGAGCACGGTAAAAAGAAAGTGGAAATGTCCTACATCGGCGGCTGA